Genomic window (Nymphaea colorata isolate Beijing-Zhang1983 chromosome 1, ASM883128v2, whole genome shotgun sequence):
CTTCTCAAACAGAGGAACGAAGGCATCGACATCTCCATTGCCGGAGAAAGAAGGCACGAGGATCAGCAGCCCCTCTACCGGCAAATATGACGGCATAAATCGGTGAGGACGCCCTGAACCAAAGTCCACGTCATAGAAAGGAAATCTCAGCCAGGAGTCCACTTCCAGGTCAGGGCTCAGCACCATCTTTCCCTCGTCTGCGCTCGGCATCAGACCTTCCGTCTTCTCTTTCGAGCTCGAGAAGTCGATGAATGACTTGAAGTAGTCGGCATCGACTCGAGCAGCTGCTTCGTGTATGAGCCTGGCCGCATGTCCGATGGGCTTGGCCAGGAGGTCTTCCACACGTGACTCGGGCCAAGCCCACAGCACCATGTTGCCGAAGTACCTCATGGGCACGAGAGAGTTGTTCATTCTGGTGCGCCCGTCCACTGCTATCCTGATCTTGGTCGTCTCCTTCACGTCTAGTCCTCTAGCTCTGGTAATCTTCCTCCATAGGTGAGCAATAATACACTCAAAGGTGCTGTAAGGCTTGCTGTAAGGGCTGCCAGCAAAGGCCATGGACTTGAGCTTCGCTATAAGCTTAGAAGGAAATTGTGCTTTCTGAACTATAATGGCGTCCTTAGAGTCTGAACGCTTGGTGGTGCTTTCATGGCGGGCAGCGTACTCAACACCGCGGTGTTCGAACTGGAAGCGGGAAGGGCTGCGAGGTATGAAGATGGAGCGGTCGTGAAGCGGAAGAGGGTGCATGGAGAGGCCGCACGTTGCTCGGCCCCAAGCGACAAGAAAATGGC
Coding sequences:
- the LOC116266444 gene encoding agmatine coumaroyltransferase-1-like is translated as MKVKTESTRLLKPSYQTSTRPPADIVIPLSPFDVVSFDTHVATLYAYRPPNPPNSVIEQGLRKALAGYREFAGRFVSDAAGRRCILLNDEGLRFIENISDYPLGSLDKPSPDYLDLHPPLTGMEELAQVQLTRFACGSLVVGFTSHHMVADGFSAGHFLVAWGRATCGLSMHPLPLHDRSIFIPRSPSRFQFEHRGVEYAARHESTTKRSDSKDAIIVQKAQFPSKLIAKLKSMAFAGSPYSKPYSTFECIIAHLWRKITRARGLDVKETTKIRIAVDGRTRMNNSLVPMRYFGNMVLWAWPESRVEDLLAKPIGHAARLIHEAAARVDADYFKSFIDFSSSKEKTEGLMPSADEGKMVLSPDLEVDSWLRFPFYDVDFGSGRPHRFMPSYLPVEGLLILVPSFSGNGDVDAFVPLFEKDLDSFKNDFYSLD